Proteins encoded by one window of Clostridium cagae:
- a CDS encoding PRC-barrel domain-containing protein, with translation MIRTKDFYLKKIYNLEGKKIGTIKDIYINFYEKKLEGFEVSNTTFFSKKNYISIDDVMDVGEDIVAKDLKNGNGLKFKDIKDLDVMDTHSKLKGAVEDLLIDRNNYTIKAMIITSGFIDKVLKGKEVILLNECILGDDYILYTGKDNISFKSIPHNMTKYEFDKKI, from the coding sequence ATGATTAGAACTAAAGATTTTTATTTAAAGAAAATATATAATTTAGAAGGTAAAAAAATAGGAACTATAAAGGATATTTATATAAATTTTTATGAAAAAAAGTTAGAAGGTTTTGAGGTCTCTAATACAACATTTTTTTCTAAAAAAAATTATATATCTATTGATGATGTTATGGATGTTGGTGAAGATATAGTAGCTAAAGATTTGAAGAATGGGAATGGATTGAAATTTAAAGATATAAAAGACTTAGATGTTATGGACACACATAGTAAATTAAAAGGTGCTGTTGAAGACTTGTTAATAGATAGGAATAATTATACTATTAAAGCTATGATAATAACTTCTGGATTTATTGATAAAGTTTTAAAGGGTAAAGAAGTGATTTTATTAAATGAGTGCATACTAGGAGATGATTATATACTATATACAGGAAAAGATAATATTTCATTTAAATCCATTCCTCATAATATGACTAAATATGAATTTGATAAAAAAATATAA
- a CDS encoding AI-2E family transporter, with protein MNLIKKYKSKLLVPLLILLLLIFILSYIFNNSVKSIVNILMISFILAYIIAPIRDLFQNKFKIKKKVASVLIILIILGMFISCIILIIPELFKEISNIGVIFDNIANFLEDIYVKFRVDSFPILKSIYNELIEKGNALFLNLSKSLFDNIVLIVENLVSCAVIPVVVYYFLCDGDKIYNKLLFILPTEKREVTKKILKDIDKVLGRYITGQVFLSLIIGFLTFILLMIFKVKFPIWISILNAILNIIPYFGPIFGGVPAVLVALLDSPIKALWVTIGVFVIQQIEGNILSPKITADSTDMHPVIIIILLLIGDKFGGFVGMLLAVPIGVIIKVLYDDINYYLF; from the coding sequence ATGAATTTGATAAAAAAATATAAAAGTAAGTTACTAGTTCCGTTACTTATATTATTATTATTAATTTTTATATTAAGCTACATATTTAACAATTCTGTAAAGAGTATCGTAAATATACTTATGATTTCTTTTATACTAGCATATATTATAGCTCCTATTAGAGATTTGTTTCAAAATAAATTTAAGATTAAAAAGAAAGTTGCATCAGTATTAATAATATTAATTATACTAGGCATGTTTATTTCATGTATAATACTTATAATTCCTGAACTTTTTAAAGAAATATCTAATATAGGAGTTATATTTGATAATATTGCGAATTTTTTAGAAGATATATATGTTAAATTTAGAGTGGATAGTTTTCCAATATTAAAATCTATTTATAATGAATTAATTGAAAAAGGAAATGCTTTATTTTTAAATTTGTCTAAATCCTTATTTGATAATATTGTATTAATTGTAGAAAACTTAGTTTCTTGCGCAGTTATACCTGTAGTAGTATATTATTTTTTATGTGACGGAGATAAAATATATAATAAATTATTATTTATATTACCAACAGAAAAAAGGGAAGTAACTAAAAAAATTTTAAAGGATATAGACAAAGTTTTAGGGCGGTATATCACAGGGCAAGTTTTTCTTTCTCTTATAATTGGTTTTTTGACATTTATATTACTTATGATATTTAAAGTTAAATTTCCTATATGGATTTCAATATTAAATGCAATATTAAATATAATACCTTATTTTGGTCCCATTTTTGGAGGGGTGCCTGCTGTATTAGTGGCGTTATTAGATTCACCTATTAAAGCTTTATGGGTAACTATTGGTGTATTTGTTATTCAACAAATAGAAGGAAACATATTATCGCCTAAGATAACTGCTGATAGTACTGATATGCATCCTGTAATAATTATTATATTATTATTAATAGGAGATAAATTTGGTGGTTTTGTAGGAATGCTTTTAGCTGTACCAATAGGAGTAATAATAAAAGTTTTATATGATGATATAAATTATTATTTGTTTTAA
- the alaS gene encoding alanine--tRNA ligase — translation MKFTKTNDLRDAYLNFFESKDHLKLESFSLVPQNDKSLLLINAGMAPLKPYFTGLQEPPKKRITTCQKCVRTGDIDNVGITSRHGTFFEMLGNFSFGDYFKKEIIPWAWEFLTGVLELPKEKLYVTIYLDDDEAYEYWTTLTDVDKSHIFRLGKEDNFWEHGAGPCGPCTEIHFSRTDEVPKNSEEFVELSDTDKIIEVWNLVFTQFDGDGKGNYEKLASTNIDTGMGLERLAVVMQNKNSIFEIDTLENILKEVGNLASVKYGEDNKIDVSLRIITDHIRSITFMISDDIMPSNEGRGYVLRRLLRRAARHGKTLGIKDAFLCNLCDVVIRDCSSAYPDLEVKKEYIKKVIKIEEDKFRETLDSGMEILNNLISELKENNEKVLKGADGFKLYDTFGFPMELTKEILEDEGLSLDEDGFHEEMKEQRERARSARKTSNYMGTDVKTLDIISGEIETTFNGYENDSLIAEVKTLVNGEDFADSITEGDNAVVVTDVTPFYAEMGGQIGDTGTIYNDNFKGKILDTKKNIGGKIIHFVEAISGELKVGDKVTLEVDNARRENIKKNHTATHLLDAALVKVLGSHVHQAGSYVSADRLRFDFSHFEGVKEEELLKVEQLVNEAIMSVTPVNTTEMDLQEAKNSGAVGIFDDKYAEKVRVVCAGEYSKELCGGTHIDNTGKIGLFKIISENGIAAGTRRIEAVTGMEAYKLVNEKAELLKQISGKLKCSEKEITSKLDQQSKEMKEKEKEITILKSKFASMEINDIINSAKDVKGINIVAYALKDVDGEALRGLCEKVRDNVNNSLTLLTSSVDGKVVICAMADKEAVSKGAHCGKVIKEVATILGGGGGGRPDMAQAGGKLPEKISEALDSVYKIVETLVK, via the coding sequence ATGAAATTCACAAAAACAAATGACTTAAGAGATGCTTATTTAAATTTTTTTGAAAGTAAGGATCATTTAAAATTAGAAAGTTTTTCTTTAGTTCCACAAAATGATAAAAGCTTATTGCTAATAAATGCGGGTATGGCTCCATTAAAGCCATATTTTACTGGTTTACAAGAGCCACCTAAGAAGAGAATTACTACTTGTCAAAAATGTGTTAGAACTGGTGATATTGATAATGTAGGTATAACAAGTAGACATGGTACATTTTTTGAAATGCTTGGAAATTTCTCATTCGGAGATTACTTCAAGAAAGAAATTATTCCATGGGCTTGGGAATTCTTAACTGGTGTTTTAGAATTGCCTAAAGAAAAATTATATGTGACTATATATTTAGATGATGATGAAGCATATGAATATTGGACTACTCTTACTGATGTAGATAAATCTCATATATTTAGATTAGGTAAAGAGGATAATTTTTGGGAGCATGGTGCAGGTCCTTGTGGTCCTTGTACAGAAATTCATTTTAGCAGAACTGATGAAGTACCAAAAAATTCTGAAGAGTTTGTAGAACTTAGTGATACAGATAAGATTATAGAGGTTTGGAATCTTGTATTTACTCAATTTGATGGTGATGGAAAAGGTAATTATGAAAAATTAGCTAGTACTAATATAGATACTGGAATGGGTCTTGAAAGACTTGCAGTTGTAATGCAAAACAAAAATAGTATATTTGAAATTGATACGTTAGAAAATATCTTAAAAGAAGTTGGAAATCTTGCAAGTGTTAAATATGGAGAAGACAATAAAATTGATGTGTCTTTAAGAATTATAACTGATCATATTAGATCAATAACTTTTATGATTTCAGATGATATTATGCCATCAAATGAAGGACGAGGATATGTTTTAAGAAGATTACTTAGAAGAGCTGCAAGGCATGGAAAAACTCTTGGTATTAAAGATGCATTCCTTTGTAATTTGTGTGATGTAGTTATTAGGGATTGTAGTAGTGCATATCCAGATTTAGAAGTAAAAAAAGAGTATATTAAAAAGGTTATAAAAATAGAAGAAGATAAATTTAGAGAAACTTTAGATTCTGGTATGGAAATACTAAATAATCTTATAAGCGAATTAAAAGAAAATAATGAAAAAGTTCTAAAAGGTGCTGATGGATTTAAATTATATGACACATTTGGATTCCCAATGGAACTTACCAAAGAAATATTAGAAGATGAAGGTTTATCTCTTGATGAGGATGGTTTCCATGAAGAAATGAAGGAACAAAGAGAAAGAGCTAGAAGTGCAAGAAAAACTTCTAATTATATGGGAACCGATGTAAAAACATTAGATATAATCTCAGGTGAAATTGAAACTACTTTTAATGGATATGAAAATGATAGCTTAATTGCTGAAGTTAAAACTTTAGTTAATGGAGAAGATTTTGCAGATTCAATAACAGAAGGTGATAATGCTGTTGTAGTTACAGATGTTACTCCTTTCTATGCTGAAATGGGTGGCCAAATAGGAGATACAGGTACAATATATAATGACAACTTTAAAGGTAAAATTTTAGATACTAAGAAAAATATTGGTGGTAAGATAATTCATTTTGTTGAAGCTATAAGTGGAGAACTTAAAGTTGGAGATAAAGTAACATTAGAAGTCGATAATGCTAGAAGAGAAAATATAAAGAAAAATCATACAGCTACACATCTTTTAGATGCAGCATTAGTTAAAGTATTAGGTTCTCATGTTCATCAAGCAGGTTCATATGTTAGCGCTGATAGATTAAGATTTGACTTCTCTCATTTTGAAGGTGTAAAAGAAGAAGAATTATTAAAGGTAGAACAATTAGTAAATGAAGCTATAATGAGTGTTACACCTGTTAATACTACAGAAATGGACTTACAAGAAGCTAAAAATTCAGGTGCTGTAGGAATATTTGATGATAAATATGCTGAAAAAGTAAGAGTAGTATGTGCTGGAGAATATTCTAAGGAATTATGTGGAGGAACTCATATAGATAATACAGGTAAAATTGGATTATTTAAAATAATATCTGAAAATGGAATAGCAGCTGGAACAAGAAGAATAGAAGCTGTAACTGGGATGGAAGCATATAAATTAGTAAATGAAAAAGCTGAATTATTAAAACAAATTTCAGGAAAATTAAAATGTTCAGAAAAAGAAATTACAAGTAAATTAGATCAACAATCTAAAGAAATGAAAGAAAAAGAAAAAGAAATTACTATCTTAAAATCTAAATTTGCTTCAATGGAAATTAATGATATAATTAACTCAGCTAAAGATGTTAAGGGTATAAACATTGTTGCTTATGCATTAAAAGATGTTGATGGTGAAGCGTTAAGAGGACTTTGTGAAAAAGTTAGAGATAACGTTAATAATTCATTGACTTTACTTACAAGTTCAGTAGATGGAAAAGTTGTAATATGTGCTATGGCTGATAAAGAAGCAGTATCAAAAGGTGCTCATTGTGGTAAAGTAATTAAAGAAGTAGCAACAATCCTTGGCGGAGGCGGTGGTGGAAGACCAGATATGGCCCAAGCTGGAGGTAAATTACCAGAAAAAATAAGTGAAGCACTTGATTCTGTTTATAAAATAGTTGAAACTTTAGTAAAGTAG
- a CDS encoding IreB family regulatory phosphoprotein → MSKNIEHTMQFDLNKTKEALTKAILTEVYDSLQQKGYNPINQLVGYLISGDPTYITNYNGARALVRKLERDEILEEVIKSYLEIK, encoded by the coding sequence ATGAGTAAAAATATTGAACATACAATGCAATTTGATTTAAACAAGACTAAGGAAGCTTTAACAAAGGCGATATTAACAGAGGTTTATGATTCACTACAACAAAAGGGTTATAATCCTATAAATCAACTAGTTGGATATTTAATTTCAGGAGACCCTACTTACATTACAAATTACAACGGAGCAAGAGCTTTAGTAAGAAAGCTTGAAAGAGATGAAATACTTGAAGAAGTTATAAAATCTTATTTAGAGATAAAGTAA
- the ruvX gene encoding Holliday junction resolvase RuvX, with amino-acid sequence MRILGLDLGKKTIGVAVSDPLGFTAQGITTIRRANKEKDMEELRKICDEYKVETIVIGLPKNMNGTIGPSGEIAMEMGKLVEEALNIKVEFWDERLTTVAAHKAMLEADLSRSKRKKIVDKVASTYILQGYLDRISK; translated from the coding sequence TTGAGAATATTAGGTTTAGACTTAGGAAAAAAAACTATTGGAGTAGCTGTATCTGATCCACTAGGCTTTACAGCACAAGGTATAACTACAATAAGAAGAGCAAATAAAGAAAAAGATATGGAAGAATTAAGAAAAATTTGTGATGAATATAAAGTAGAAACTATAGTTATAGGACTCCCTAAAAACATGAATGGAACAATAGGACCATCAGGAGAAATAGCTATGGAAATGGGTAAACTAGTAGAAGAAGCTTTAAATATAAAAGTAGAATTTTGGGATGAGCGTTTAACAACAGTTGCAGCTCATAAAGCTATGCTTGAAGCAGATCTTTCAAGAAGTAAGAGAAAAAAGATAGTTGATAAGGTGGCATCAACATACATACTTCAAGGATATTTAGATAGAATATCTAAATAA
- a CDS encoding DUF1292 domain-containing protein, producing MQKDVEYIELLDEQGEQIKFKVITYFQIDEINGEYVVVTPAENDECDEAFVLKVISDEDGNETLVSIEDEKEFDLVEEAYNLVMSEQD from the coding sequence ATGCAAAAAGACGTAGAATATATAGAATTATTAGATGAACAAGGAGAACAAATTAAATTTAAGGTAATAACTTATTTCCAAATAGACGAAATAAATGGGGAATATGTTGTAGTGACTCCAGCAGAAAATGATGAATGTGATGAAGCATTTGTATTAAAAGTTATATCTGATGAAGATGGCAATGAAACTCTTGTTTCAATAGAAGATGAAAAAGAATTTGATTTAGTTGAAGAAGCATATAATCTTGTTATGTCAGAACAAGACTAA
- a CDS encoding Fur family transcriptional regulator encodes MEQSTSIDMNALKEDLKRKGYKLTAQRRSIVNAIIETEGKHLTAEEIYDEVKKNCPEIGLATVYRTIILLEELGIICRLELNDGCSRYELVHSNETHRHHHLVCNICNKVLEVEDDLLEDLETQIETQYKFKISDHSVKFYGLCEECQEKDKHE; translated from the coding sequence ATGGAGCAATCAACTTCAATAGATATGAATGCCTTGAAAGAAGACTTAAAAAGAAAAGGGTATAAATTAACTGCGCAAAGACGATCTATTGTTAATGCCATTATTGAGACAGAAGGAAAGCATTTAACAGCAGAAGAAATATATGATGAAGTTAAAAAAAATTGTCCTGAAATAGGATTAGCAACTGTATATAGAACTATTATTCTTTTAGAGGAATTGGGTATAATATGTAGATTAGAATTGAATGACGGTTGTAGTAGATACGAGTTAGTTCACTCTAATGAAACTCATAGACATCATCATCTTGTATGTAATATATGTAATAAAGTCTTAGAAGTTGAAGATGATTTATTAGAGGATTTAGAAACACAAATAGAAACACAATACAAATTTAAAATATCTGATCATAGTGTTAAATTTTATGGATTATGTGAAGAATGTCAGGAAAAAGATAAACATGAATAA
- a CDS encoding ribonuclease J gives MKNERAKVRIIPLGGINEIGKNITAIEYKEDIVVIDCGLKFPDDDMFGIDIVIPDVSYLIKNKDRVRGIFLTHGHEDHIGALPYVLKQLNVPVYGTKLTLGIVETKLKEHGLLSTTELVTIKPRDTIKLNNVSVEFIKTNHSIADSVAIAVHTPLGAVLHTGDFKIDYTPIDGEIMDFARFAELGKKGVLAMLADSTNVERPGYTMSEKTVGESFIRLFDNAKGRIIVATFASNIHRIQQIITAAQIYGKKIAVSGRSMENIVQVAIELGYLTIEKDVFVSVDQISKYPNEKIVIITTGSQGEPMSALARMAASEHKKINIIEGDTVIISATPIPGNEKLVSKVINQLFKKGAEVIYESLEKVHVSGHACQEELKLMQRLVKPRFFIPVHGEYRHLKQHGELAISLGLSEKNLLIPENGDVIEITRKSIKKSCTVSAGQIFVDGLGVGDVGNIVLRDRKHLSQDGILTVVVTMERHTANVIAGPDIISRGFVYVRESEGLMDEAKELVRKVLKDCEEKNITDWATLKSRMRDELRELLYEKTKRKPMILPIIMEI, from the coding sequence ATGAAAAACGAAAGAGCTAAGGTTAGGATTATTCCTTTAGGTGGTATAAATGAAATCGGTAAGAACATCACAGCCATTGAATATAAAGAAGATATCGTAGTAATTGACTGTGGACTTAAATTCCCAGATGACGATATGTTTGGGATTGATATTGTTATTCCGGATGTTTCATACCTTATTAAAAACAAAGATAGAGTTAGAGGAATATTTTTAACACACGGGCATGAGGACCATATAGGTGCATTACCTTACGTTTTAAAACAACTTAATGTTCCTGTTTATGGGACTAAACTTACTCTTGGAATCGTTGAAACAAAGTTGAAAGAGCACGGTTTACTTTCAACTACAGAATTAGTTACAATAAAACCAAGAGATACAATAAAGTTAAATAATGTTTCAGTAGAATTTATAAAAACTAATCACTCAATTGCAGATTCAGTAGCAATTGCAGTTCACACGCCACTTGGCGCGGTACTTCATACGGGGGATTTTAAAATTGATTATACTCCAATTGACGGAGAGATAATGGATTTTGCAAGATTTGCAGAATTAGGTAAAAAAGGCGTTTTAGCAATGTTAGCAGATTCAACAAATGTTGAAAGACCAGGTTATACGATGTCAGAAAAAACAGTAGGTGAGAGCTTTATTAGACTTTTTGATAATGCAAAAGGTAGAATTATAGTTGCTACATTTGCATCTAATATTCATAGAATTCAGCAAATTATAACGGCGGCACAAATTTATGGTAAAAAAATTGCTGTATCTGGAAGAAGTATGGAAAATATAGTTCAAGTTGCAATAGAATTGGGATATTTAACTATAGAAAAAGATGTATTTGTATCTGTGGATCAAATATCAAAATATCCTAATGAAAAAATTGTTATAATAACAACAGGAAGCCAAGGAGAGCCGATGTCAGCATTAGCTAGAATGGCAGCATCTGAACATAAAAAGATAAATATAATTGAAGGTGACACTGTAATTATTTCAGCGACCCCAATTCCAGGTAATGAAAAGCTAGTTTCTAAAGTGATTAATCAGTTATTCAAAAAAGGTGCTGAAGTAATATATGAATCTTTAGAAAAAGTACATGTTTCTGGTCATGCTTGTCAAGAAGAATTAAAATTAATGCAAAGACTAGTAAAACCGAGATTTTTTATTCCAGTGCATGGAGAATATAGACATTTAAAGCAACATGGAGAATTGGCTATAAGTCTTGGGCTTTCAGAAAAAAATCTTTTAATACCTGAAAATGGTGATGTAATAGAGATTACAAGAAAAAGTATTAAGAAAAGCTGTACTGTTTCAGCTGGTCAAATATTTGTGGACGGTCTAGGGGTAGGCGATGTTGGAAATATAGTATTAAGAGATAGAAAACATTTATCTCAAGATGGTATATTAACTGTTGTAGTTACAATGGAAAGACATACTGCTAATGTAATTGCAGGTCCAGATATTATTTCAAGAGGATTTGTATATGTAAGAGAATCAGAAGGTCTTATGGATGAAGCAAAAGAACTTGTTAGAAAAGTTTTAAAAGATTGTGAAGAGAAGAATATTACTGATTGGGCTACATTGAAATCTAGAATGAGAGACGAATTAAGAGAACTTCTTTATGAAAAAACAAAAAGAAAACCAATGATTTTACCAATAATTATGGAAATTTAA
- the typA gene encoding translational GTPase TypA — translation MELIKREDIRNIAIIAHVDHGKTTLVDALLKQSHVFRSNEKIQERVMDSNDLEKERGITILSKNTAVQYKDIKINIVDTPGHADFGGEVERVLKMVDSVLLVVDSYEGPMPQTKFVLKKALELGLKPIVVINKIDKPDARPEEVIDEVFDLFLELGANDEQLDFPIIYASAREGFARNNVEDTNNDMIPLFEKIIEHVQAPEGYIDEPLQMLVTTLDTNEYVGKIAIGKIHRGKVKKNQTVALVKIDGSTANYKITSVFTYDGLKRIEAEEAALGDIVAVSGVTDANIGETIADSQNPEALPFVNIDEPTLSMNFMVNNSPFAGKEGEFVTSRHLRDRLFKELETNVSLRVTELTPDCFEVSGRGELHLSVLIETMRREGYEFQVSKASVIFKEENGHKEEPMEYLTIDVPEEFMGPVMEKLGPRKAEMVNMTSAVNGYTRLEFVVPARGLIGFRNEFMTDTKGNGIMNHVFHSYDRYKGEIPTRSRGSIVSFGDGESIAYGLFNAQERGQLFITSGLPVYEGMVVGVSSRAEDIDINICKGKKLTNTRSSGADEAVKLIPPLEMKLEQCLEFINDDELVEVTPKNIRMRKTVLGSSERKKLVSRSKK, via the coding sequence ATGGAATTAATCAAGAGAGAAGACATAAGAAATATAGCGATTATCGCTCACGTTGACCATGGTAAGACAACTTTAGTAGATGCTCTATTAAAGCAAAGCCATGTTTTTAGAAGTAACGAAAAAATACAAGAAAGAGTAATGGATTCAAATGATTTAGAAAAAGAAAGAGGAATCACTATTCTTTCAAAAAATACAGCAGTACAATATAAGGATATTAAAATAAATATAGTAGACACTCCAGGACATGCTGATTTCGGTGGAGAAGTTGAACGTGTATTAAAAATGGTAGATTCAGTTTTACTAGTGGTAGATTCATATGAAGGTCCTATGCCTCAAACTAAGTTTGTTTTAAAGAAGGCATTAGAATTAGGATTAAAACCAATAGTTGTAATAAATAAAATAGATAAGCCAGATGCAAGACCAGAAGAAGTCATAGATGAAGTTTTTGATTTATTCTTAGAATTAGGAGCAAATGATGAACAATTAGACTTCCCAATTATATATGCATCAGCTAGAGAAGGTTTTGCTAGAAATAATGTTGAAGATACTAACAATGATATGATTCCATTATTTGAAAAGATAATAGAACATGTTCAAGCACCAGAAGGTTATATAGATGAACCATTACAAATGTTAGTTACTACATTAGATACAAATGAATATGTTGGTAAAATTGCTATTGGTAAGATTCATAGAGGAAAAGTAAAGAAAAACCAAACAGTTGCTTTAGTAAAAATTGATGGAAGTACAGCAAATTATAAAATAACAAGTGTATTTACTTATGATGGTTTAAAAAGAATAGAAGCAGAAGAAGCAGCACTTGGAGATATAGTTGCAGTAAGTGGTGTTACAGATGCGAATATAGGGGAAACTATTGCAGATTCTCAAAATCCAGAAGCTTTACCATTCGTAAATATAGATGAGCCAACTCTTAGTATGAACTTCATGGTAAATAATTCACCTTTTGCAGGAAAAGAAGGAGAATTCGTTACATCAAGACATTTAAGAGATAGATTATTTAAAGAATTAGAAACTAACGTAAGTTTAAGAGTAACAGAACTTACACCAGATTGCTTTGAAGTTTCTGGTAGAGGAGAACTTCATCTTTCAGTACTTATTGAAACAATGAGAAGAGAAGGTTATGAATTCCAAGTTTCAAAAGCAAGTGTTATCTTTAAAGAAGAAAACGGTCATAAAGAAGAACCGATGGAATATTTAACAATTGATGTTCCAGAAGAATTCATGGGACCAGTTATGGAAAAATTAGGACCAAGAAAAGCTGAAATGGTTAATATGACATCAGCTGTTAACGGATATACAAGATTAGAATTTGTAGTTCCAGCAAGAGGATTGATTGGATTCAGAAATGAATTTATGACTGATACTAAAGGAAATGGTATAATGAATCATGTATTCCATAGTTATGACAGATATAAGGGTGAAATCCCAACTAGAAGTAGAGGATCTATAGTTTCATTTGGAGATGGAGAATCTATTGCTTATGGATTATTTAATGCTCAAGAAAGAGGACAATTATTCATAACATCAGGTCTTCCAGTATACGAAGGAATGGTTGTAGGTGTATCATCTAGAGCAGAAGATATAGATATTAATATCTGTAAGGGTAAAAAACTTACTAATACAAGATCTTCAGGTGCTGATGAAGCAGTAAAATTAATTCCACCATTAGAAATGAAACTTGAACAATGTTTAGAATTCATAAATGATGATGAATTAGTGGAAGTTACACCAAAGAATATAAGAATGAGAAAAACTGTATTAGGTAGTTCTGAAAGAAAGAAATTAGTAAGCAGAAGTAAAAAATAA
- the mltG gene encoding endolytic transglycosylase MltG encodes MKKIKSFKNHIILILSLFLVILCVILLFSYKRSISKPLKGNEGVISVEVRHGEGIYSVLDRLNRENKLSNKYFIKLNLMFNKKDMSLQEGIYEVNSNVNLPELINTLNNQEDNKNVKKLVIPEGYTIDQISSKVEEEGICSKEDFINAVKNYKLPNFIKEDSNKRYSLEGFLYPDTYFIKNGSNAEAVVNLMFNRFMEVLVEIENEYGIDIKDNEIEKTITIASMIEKEARYDYDRDLISSVVYNRLKDNMKLQLDATVIYGLGYHVDVVLNKHLEVNSLYNTYKYAGLPIGPIGSPGKASIRAALFPKETNYLFYILKEDGYHYFTDSYDDFLKKKEELGY; translated from the coding sequence ATGAAGAAGATTAAATCCTTTAAAAATCACATCATATTAATTCTAAGTCTTTTTTTAGTGATTTTATGTGTTATATTATTATTTTCATATAAAAGAAGTATATCTAAACCCTTAAAGGGAAATGAAGGTGTTATTTCTGTAGAAGTTAGACATGGAGAGGGAATTTATTCAGTGTTAGATAGGTTAAATAGAGAAAATAAATTATCTAATAAGTATTTTATAAAACTTAACCTAATGTTTAATAAAAAAGATATGAGTCTTCAAGAAGGAATATATGAAGTTAACTCTAATGTTAATTTACCAGAACTAATAAACACATTAAATAATCAAGAGGATAATAAAAATGTTAAGAAGTTAGTAATTCCAGAAGGATATACAATAGATCAAATATCTTCTAAAGTTGAAGAAGAAGGAATTTGTTCGAAAGAGGATTTTATAAATGCAGTAAAAAATTATAAATTACCAAATTTTATAAAGGAAGATTCAAATAAGAGGTACAGCTTAGAAGGATTTTTATATCCAGATACATATTTTATAAAAAATGGTTCTAATGCAGAGGCAGTAGTTAATCTAATGTTTAATAGATTTATGGAAGTATTAGTAGAAATTGAAAATGAATATGGAATTGACATAAAAGATAATGAAATTGAAAAGACAATAACTATTGCATCCATGATAGAAAAAGAAGCTAGATATGATTATGATAGGGATTTAATATCTTCTGTTGTTTATAATAGATTAAAAGATAATATGAAATTGCAATTAGATGCAACAGTGATATATGGTCTGGGTTATCATGTGGATGTAGTATTAAATAAGCATTTGGAAGTAAATTCTTTATACAATACATACAAGTATGCTGGTTTACCAATAGGACCAATAGGAAGCCCGGGAAAGGCATCTATAAGAGCGGCCTTATTTCCTAAAGAAACAAATTATTTGTTTTATATATTAAAAGAAGATGGATATCATTATTTTACTGATAGTTATGATGATTTTTTAAAGAAAAAAGAAGAATTGGGATATTAG
- a CDS encoding O-methyltransferase — MSKITYDYMEDYIRGLIPDRKGILKEIEDFAKENAVPIVRKETGVFLEFMVNMKRPLRILELGTAIGFSSILMYEAAKTNPEIITIERDEKMIEFAKLNLKKFNLENKIKIEQGDCLEVLEKLEEPFDLIFMDAGKGHYNHFLPHCLRLLKQDGVIIADNVLFRGMVASNELVKRRKITIVKRMRTYLDMVTSDEELITTVIPMGDGIAVTKRR, encoded by the coding sequence ATGAGTAAAATTACATATGACTATATGGAAGATTATATAAGAGGTCTAATTCCTGATAGAAAAGGAATATTAAAAGAAATAGAAGATTTTGCAAAAGAAAATGCCGTTCCTATAGTTCGAAAAGAAACAGGGGTATTTTTAGAGTTTATGGTAAACATGAAAAGACCACTTAGAATTTTAGAACTTGGTACAGCAATAGGTTTTTCATCTATATTAATGTATGAAGCTGCAAAAACTAATCCAGAAATTATAACAATTGAGAGAGATGAAAAAATGATAGAATTTGCTAAATTAAATTTGAAAAAGTTTAATTTAGAAAATAAGATAAAAATAGAACAAGGTGACTGTCTTGAAGTTTTAGAAAAATTAGAAGAACCTTTTGATTTAATATTTATGGATGCAGGTAAAGGTCATTATAATCATTTTCTTCCACATTGTTTAAGATTATTAAAGCAAGATGGAGTCATTATAGCGGACAATGTTTTATTTAGAGGTATGGTAGCTTCTAACGAGCTTGTTAAAAGAAGAAAGATAACTATAGTTAAAAGAATGAGAACGTACTTAGATATGGTTACTAGCGATGAAGAATTAATAACAACAGTAATACCTATGGGCGATGGTATTGCAGTCACAAAAAGGAGGTAA